One window of the Ammospiza caudacuta isolate bAmmCau1 chromosome 9, bAmmCau1.pri, whole genome shotgun sequence genome contains the following:
- the UBE2D1 gene encoding ubiquitin-conjugating enzyme E2 D1 isoform X1, whose product MALKRIQKELSDLQRDPPAHCSAGPVGDDLFHWQATIMGPPDSAYQGGVFFLTVHFPTDYPFKPPKIAFTTKIYHPNINSNGSICLDILRSQWSPALTVSKVLLSICSLLCDPNPDDPLVPDIAQIYKSDKEKYNRHAREWTQKYAM is encoded by the exons GAGCTAAGTGATCTGCAGCGAGATCCCCCAGCCCACTGTTCTGCTGGCCCTGTTGGAGATGACT TGTTTCACTGGCAAGCAACTATTATGGGACCT ccTGATAGTGCATATCAAGGGGGAGTATTTTTTCTCACAGTACACTTTCCAACAGATTATCCTTTCAAACCACCAAAG ATTGCTTTTACAACAAAAATATATCACCCAAACATAAACAGTAATGGGAGTATTTGTCTTGATATCTTGAGATCACAATGGTCACCAGCTCTGACTGTTTCTAAAG ttttattgtCCATATGCTCCTTACTTTGTGATCCTAATCCAGATGATCCTTTAGTACCAGATATTGCACAGATCTACAAGTCAGACAAGGAAAA ATACAACAGACATGCAAGAGAATGGACTCAGAAATATGCAATGTAA
- the UBE2D1 gene encoding ubiquitin-conjugating enzyme E2 D1 isoform X2 gives MALKRIQKELSDLQRDPPAHCSAGPVGDDLFHWQATIMGPPDSAYQGGVFFLTVHFPTDYPFKPPKIAFTTKIYHPNINSNGSICLDILRSQWSPALTVSKDDPLVPDIAQIYKSDKEKYNRHAREWTQKYAM, from the exons GAGCTAAGTGATCTGCAGCGAGATCCCCCAGCCCACTGTTCTGCTGGCCCTGTTGGAGATGACT TGTTTCACTGGCAAGCAACTATTATGGGACCT ccTGATAGTGCATATCAAGGGGGAGTATTTTTTCTCACAGTACACTTTCCAACAGATTATCCTTTCAAACCACCAAAG ATTGCTTTTACAACAAAAATATATCACCCAAACATAAACAGTAATGGGAGTATTTGTCTTGATATCTTGAGATCACAATGGTCACCAGCTCTGACTGTTTCTAAAG ATGATCCTTTAGTACCAGATATTGCACAGATCTACAAGTCAGACAAGGAAAA ATACAACAGACATGCAAGAGAATGGACTCAGAAATATGCAATGTAA